A genomic region of Paralichthys olivaceus isolate ysfri-2021 chromosome 18, ASM2471397v2, whole genome shotgun sequence contains the following coding sequences:
- the btc gene encoding probetacellulin has protein sequence MATVYRLYVGIITALTLCKYCLAEGNATVESTNGTVDHCHHHDNGDNCTDPRDRDPWSGHFSTCPKELEHYCIHGECRYLQEQKAPSCRCQHGYVGFRCEYLDVDWQRGEKRQIIIACVIAGLVLLILLIVFIFFCSHRSCRLCWWRGRRREEPRNVSEKLNMMDTRAPHTIPTPDSTEPPETNV, from the exons ATGGCCACGGTGTATAGACTCTATGTGGGAATAATAACAG CTCTGACCTTATGCAAATACTGCCTCGCAGAGGGGAACGCGACCGTGGAGTCCACCAATGGAACTGTAGACCACTGTCATCACCATGACAATGGAGATAATTGCACAG ACCCAAGAGATAGAGACCCATGGAGCGGCCACTTCTCAACATGTCCCAAGGAACTAGAGCACTACTGTATCCATGGGGAGTGTCGTTACCTTCAAGAACAGAAGGCACCGTCTTGCAG GTGTCAGCATGGTTACGTTGGCTTCAGGTGTGAATATTTGGACGTGGActggcagagaggagagaaacgaCAAATCATAATTGCATGCGTCATTGCTGGGCTCGTGCTGCTCATTCTTCTCATTGTGTTCATCTTCTTCTGTTCACA TCGTAGCTGCAGATTGTGTTGGTGGAGGGGAAGACGGAGGGAAGAACCGAGGAACGTGTCAGAGAAGCTCAACATGATGGACACCAGAGCGCCACACACGATCCCAACACCAGACTCAACAGAGCCGCCTGAAACAAACGTTTGA
- the rxfp3 gene encoding relaxin-3 receptor 1, whose amino-acid sequence MSGEFIDSMFEDSAGTGINFSLVFNATNRSSSADSFHLSDFGKTDFVGDGAAVVRIIISVIYSLVCALGLVGNLLVLYLMKSKRVWKKSSINLFVTSLAVTDFQFVLTLPFWAVENALDFTWLFGKAMCKIVSYVTAMNMYASVFFLTAMSVARYWSLASALKGRRRRTHCCSARCITVLIWFAAVSAALPHAVFSTTVTVSNEDLCLVKFPETNGSAQFWLGLYHSQKVLLGFVVPLGIISACYLLLLRFITSKNINTSSAKRRAKVTKSVTIVVLSFFLCWLPNQALTAWGILIKLNVVHFSYEYYTTQVYVFPVSVCLAHSNSCLNPILYCLMRREFRKALKKLFWQMTSPTLATIRPITATTKPETDAQGQVLVPISAPEEAPVVFYPPGAVVYNDRRDLPQNST is encoded by the coding sequence atgtctggagaattTATCGACAGTATGTTCGAAGACTCAGCGGGAACAGGGATCAACTTCAGCCTCGTTTTTAACGCGACCAACCGCTCATCCTCCGCTGACAGTTTCCACCTGTCAGATTTCGGGAAAACGGATTTTGTGGGAGATGGAGCCGCGGTTGTGAGGATTATCATCTCAGTCATTTACTCTCTGGTTTGCGCGCTCGGTCTGGTCGGGAACTTGCTGGTTCTGTACCTGATGAAGTCCAAACGCGTGTGGAAGAAATCCTCCATCAACCTTTTCGTGACAAGTTTGGCGGTGACAGATTTCCAGTTCGTGCTGACTCTGCCGTTCTGGGCGGTGGAGAACGCGCTGGACTTCACTTGGCTCTTTGGCAAAGCCATGTGCAAGATAGTCTCGTATGTGACAGCCATGAACATGTACGCCAGCGTGTTTTTCCTCACAGCCATGAGCGTGGCCAGGTACTGGTCGCTCGCCTCTGCGCTGAAGGGCAGGCGGCGGCGGACGCACTGCTGTTCGGCGCGCTGCATCACAGTCCTCATCTGGTTCGCCGCTGTCTCCGCCGCGCTGCCGCACGCAGTCTTCTCCACAACCGTCACCGTCTCCAACGAGGACCTGTGTCTCGTTAAATTCCCCGAAACCAACGGGAGCGCACAGTTCTGGCTCGGGCTCTATCACTCTCAGAAAGTGCTGCTGGGCTTCGTGGTGCCACTGGGCATCATCTCCGCCTGCTACCTGCTCCTCTTGCGCTTTATCACCTCCAAAAACATCAACACCTCCAGCGCCAAACGCCGCGCCAAGGTCACCAAGTCCGTCACCATAGTGGTGCTgtccttcttcctctgctggCTGCCCAACCAGGCGCTCACAGCCTGGGGTATCCTTATCAAACTAAACGTGGTCCACTTCAGCTACGAGTACTACACCACGCAGGTGTACGTCTTCCCCGTGTCCGTGTGCCTGGCGCACTCCAACAGCTGCCTGAACCCCATCCTGTACTGCCTGATGAGGCGGGAGTTCAGGAAAGCGCTGAAAAAACTCTTCTGGCAGATGACTTCGCCGACCCTCGCCACCATAAGGCCGATCACAGCCACGACAAAGCCAGAGACGGACGCTCAAGGACAAGTCCTGGTCCCCATCAGCGCGCCAGAGGAGGCCCCTGTTGTGTTTTATCCTCCGGGGGCAGTGGTGTACAATGACAGGCGAGATCTCCCACAAAACAGCACTTAG
- the gng10 gene encoding guanine nucleotide-binding protein G(I)/G(S)/G(O) subunit gamma-10 has translation MTSNSNLSNMRRLVEQLKLEASVERIKVSQAAAELQQYCLQNAGKDALLVGVPTGSNPFREPRSCAVV, from the exons ATGACGTCTAATTCCAATTTATCCAACATGCGACGGCTGGTGGAACAACTGAAGCTTGAGGCCAGCGTGGAACGAATcaag GTGTCCCAggcagctgcagagctgcagcagtacTGTCTGCAGAACGCAGGCAAAGACGCCCTGCTGGTCGGAGTCCCCACAGGCAGCAACCCCTTCAGAGAGCCACGCTCCTGTGCTGTCGTGTGA